GTAGTAGTCTTCTTGTAGTAGATTGGTACAAGGATGAACAGCCATGTGCTAAGTTAAAACATGAGGTAGAACTATCGCTGAACGATGATTTGCCTGAAAGCTATGATAAAGCAACATTTGATTCCAAGGTATCTCTGCTCATGAACCATTTCGTGGATATGGCAGTACAAGGATATGGTTGGATGGTGCAGCATAATAACACATAAAAAAGGAATTTGTATTTATACTATTTTTTTATTTCTTTTTCCACCCCATATATATTATAGAGCCTTTATTCAATAATTTTTCTTCGTATTTCCACAATTTATACCAAAAGGTAACTATATAACAAAAAAGTGCATTCTTGCTATTTGTTTCATTATGTTATAAAATAAACACATAAAAGAAAAGGAGGAATCATATATGAAAAATTATTCAATAGGAATTGCGGATGGAGCAAGAACAGAATTTCATCAAACATTAGGATTAACAGGAGCGGAAGTAAGTTTTAACAGTTTACCTGCAGGTGTAAGCGTACCATTTGTTCATTCACATAAAGAAAATGAGGAAATATATATAATTACAGAGGGTAAAGGTACTCTGACAATTGATGGTGAAGTTGTTAAAATAAAAAAAGGAAATGTAATTAAAATATCCCCTAATGGTAAAAGACAATTTGCAGCCGCAGATGATGAAGGTATCAGCTATGTATGTGTTCAAGTAAAGGAAAATTCATTAACTTCATATACTGAAAATGATGGTATTATATATTAATAGGGTTTGTCTCAAAAAGAAAATTTAAAAATAATGTGGGAGCTGTATTTTTGAATTATTTAAAATTTTTAAATTTTGAGACAGCTCTTTTTTTGTACTTACTTAAAGTATCATATGATGATATAATGAATACAAGAGGTGATTTTATGAGAAAAATATATACAGAATGTCCAGTTGAATATACTGCTTCATTAATAGCTAATAAATGGAAAATACTAATATTGAGGGATTTATTAACTGGTACAAAAAGATATAATGAATTAACAAAATCTATAGTCGGAATCAGTGCAAAAGTTTTAACTGAAAATTTAAGACAACTTGAAAGTGATGGAATAGTTGTAAGAAAAGTATATCCAGTTGTTCCACCAAAAGTAGAATATTCTCTTACAAAGAAAGGTAGTGAACTAAAACCCATTTTTGATTTAATGAACGAATATGGAAATAAATATAAGAAAAAATAAGTATACTGCACCCAAAATTTTGTACACACCCTATAAAGTGATATTACAAATTTTAAGCTAATATCACTTTTATTTTAAACTTATAACCTATTTCCTAAAAAATTCAATTTAAATCTCCTAATCTCTTTATCTTCTTCTCTCATCTGTGAATCATTTTCGTGAATATTTCCTTTTTCATCTACATATCTTACAATTTTTCCATTAGAATCGAAATAATATCTTAATTCATAAATTGCAAGAACTTTAGAGTTATCTGTCCATATAATATGTTCTGTAGCTGTTAATTTTTGATATACAAATTAAACTCTGTTATTTTTAATATAATTATTCCCTGTATTCATTTCCTGTTTCAAAATAGAGATGACTCACTATTTTTTTCATAACAGGACAGCTCCATTTTTATTCCTCTCATCCGAATTCATTATTCTACTTCAATTATACCATGCATTTGTATATTCCCCGCTTTCTCTTTTCTTTTTAACAGTTTATTGCAGTATTTCTTATTTGACATGATGTAAAGATTTTCTATCAAACTATTAAACTCATCAGTACTACATTTTTATCGTTTTTTCTTGTTATGATTATTGCTTCTCAATCATCAATAACTTTGTCACAATATTTTTTCAAATCCTTTCTCAGACTCGAATAATTTGTAACTATCATTAAAACCACCTCTATATTATAATATAGTCTTTTTGAAAAAAATCAATACGATTTATACTTTTGCAACGAAAAAAATAATTTTCTCTTATTTCTTTAATTGATATTTTACAGAACGTCCTTTTCCCAACTGTTCAACAATACTTTTTTCAATTAAACCATTTATCGATCTTATAACTTTTGATTTATTATAGCCACTTAATTCTTCGATTTCTTTTCTACTTAATTTTTCACGCTTCTTAAGAATTTCAAAAACTTTTACTTCCCCATTGACTAAATTACTTGGAACTGTTTCAATTATTGGTAAAGTTATTCTTATGCTATTTTCATATATCTCAAAAGACGGTTTTACAAAATTTTCCCTGTATTCATATTTTATTCTTTTTATTCCTGTTCCAAATTTTTCAATTATTCCTAGTCTATAAAAAATATTTGCTATTATGGGATTTCTCAAAACTGAAACATAGCCTCTCATATATTCATCTTCTGACATTCCTGGAGGTAAACTTCCTGGCGATATAATCTCAATTTTATCATTTGACATTACTATTTTTATATTCGCATTTATATCCCACAATCTATGAACTATTGCATTTGCAACAGATTCCCTGAAAGCTTCTTTTGAAATTTTTTCTTTTGTTACACGCTCAGCTCCCACTATTTCTTCATATTCATAATATCTTTCAAATGTACTGATTGCGTCAGAATATTGTTCAAGTATGGATTTTCTTTCAATATTTTCCCTTAATAATATTTTATTTATATTTTCACCTAAAACTACTATATCAATTCCAGAAAATTTTCTATTATTATTGTCTGCAAAAAGTTCAGCAGCTATATTAAATTTCTTATTTTCATATAAATTCAATGTTTTTAGTATATCCAAGTTCAGTTCTTTTATTCCTACTATTTCTTTTAATTTTTTTTCTAAAAACTTAAATTCTAATTTTTCATTTTCTATTTCAATTGTTTCATAATCTAGATTACTTCCCTGTAGTATCAGCCTGTTCAATTCAACTCTGTCTACTTCAACTGTTGATGTGTCATTTCTTTTATAGGCTTTACCATTGTAATAATATGGCGGAAAATCTCCTTTTTTCACATTTAAAACAATACAATTTTTTCCTTCTATTTTTTCAACATCCAATGTATATTCTGGCTTAGGTTTTATACTGTCGTTAATGGTGTTTTCTATATTAAGTTTATTTTCTGTCACTTTTTCCAGCCCTATAATTTCTCCATTATCGTTTATCCCAAAAATTATTTTTCCATCTTTATAATTAGAATAAGCAGAAACTGTTTTCAAATAACTTTTACTTATTTTTTCCTTAAATTCTATTTTTTTGCTTTCTTTTCTCATATAAACCCTCCATTTATATAATCTACTTAAAACAATATTTTTACAAATTAATTATACTTCATTTTTATCACTTTTGCAACGAAAAGATTTTCGTTCCATTTTTCGTTCCATTTTGCAACGAAAAAAATACGCCAAATTTATGACGTATTTTAATATTTATTCTTTTTCTTTTCTATACTGCAATACTGTTTTCCCTATCCATCCTTTAAATGCACGATAAAACGATGAAAGTTCCGTATATCCAACCAGATAGGCTATTTCATCAATTAAAAGTTCCTTTTCTTCTTTTTGCCGCCTTATATTGTGCGGGAAGTACAATTCCAAGTAAAGTAATATAAACACTTATCATCATTGCAGGCGGATAAAATATACACGATATTATTAACCCAATTATTTTTATACTTATATTAACTTTTATCCATCTTATCATTGTTTTTAATGATTCCTGCGATTCTTTATCATGTTTATTTACCTTTTCTATCAGATACAACGAAATTATATTGCAGAATGTAACAGCCAGAACTATTACCCCATAAAATCCTTGCGCTACACTACTGTTATAATATAAAGTGACAAAAGAAGTTACATATGGAAAAAATGAGGAAAAGAAAAGTAGTACTACATTTACCCAGACAATTGACGGTGTAATATATTTTATTTTATGCCATTCATTATGCAAATTTACCCACATTGTTCCAAGCCAGAAAAATGAAAGCGTATATGCAAAAAAATCTACTCTCAGATTCCAAAGTGCTTTTAAAGTTGCTGTTTCAGGTTTTTTCAGTTCTAATATAAGAATTGTCATAATAATTGCAAGTACGGCATCCATAAAAGCT
This genomic stretch from Leptotrichia sp. oral taxon 218 harbors:
- a CDS encoding helix-turn-helix domain-containing protein; translation: MRKIYTECPVEYTASLIANKWKILILRDLLTGTKRYNELTKSIVGISAKVLTENLRQLESDGIVVRKVYPVVPPKVEYSLTKKGSELKPIFDLMNEYGNKYKKK
- a CDS encoding RNA-binding domain-containing protein produces the protein MRKESKKIEFKEKISKSYLKTVSAYSNYKDGKIIFGINDNGEIIGLEKVTENKLNIENTINDSIKPKPEYTLDVEKIEGKNCIVLNVKKGDFPPYYYNGKAYKRNDTSTVEVDRVELNRLILQGSNLDYETIEIENEKLEFKFLEKKLKEIVGIKELNLDILKTLNLYENKKFNIAAELFADNNNRKFSGIDIVVLGENINKILLRENIERKSILEQYSDAISTFERYYEYEEIVGAERVTKEKISKEAFRESVANAIVHRLWDINANIKIVMSNDKIEIISPGSLPPGMSEDEYMRGYVSVLRNPIIANIFYRLGIIEKFGTGIKRIKYEYRENFVKPSFEIYENSIRITLPIIETVPSNLVNGEVKVFEILKKREKLSRKEIEELSGYNKSKVIRSINGLIEKSIVEQLGKGRSVKYQLKK
- a CDS encoding cupin domain-containing protein: MKNYSIGIADGARTEFHQTLGLTGAEVSFNSLPAGVSVPFVHSHKENEEIYIITEGKGTLTIDGEVVKIKKGNVIKISPNGKRQFAAADDEGISYVCVQVKENSLTSYTENDGIIY
- a CDS encoding TMEM175 family protein, translated to MNKERLAAFMDAVLAIIMTILILELKKPETATLKALWNLRVDFFAYTLSFFWLGTMWVNLHNEWHKIKYITPSIVWVNVVLLFFSSFFPYVTSFVTLYYNSSVAQGFYGVIVLAVTFCNIISLYLIEKVNKHDKESQESLKTMIRWIKVNISIKIIGLIISCIFYPPAMMISVYITLLGIVLPAQYKAAKRRKGTFN
- a CDS encoding helix-turn-helix domain-containing protein codes for the protein MFILLYLELYFPHNIRRQKEEKELLIDEIAYLVGYTELSSFYRAFKGWIGKTVLQYRKEKE